In Pararge aegeria chromosome 5, ilParAegt1.1, whole genome shotgun sequence, one DNA window encodes the following:
- the LOC120623778 gene encoding acanthoscurrin-1-like isoform X2, with product MRKSIIFILCIVAMSYITEAKPACGYWGCSGTINNIGNGRRNNNTIYMRSGSRGGNGGGYEGGNRGGYNGYGAGGNGDGYGGGYGGGYGGGGGGGYAGGGGGGYGGDYGGGYGGGYGGGYGGGYGGGYGDGNGGGNGGSNSGNNGGDYGGGFGGDYGGNNDDEYDEGCSGGNCGGSTINNVGNGRGNINDVHMKPGRTGCWGGNCGGRRENNIGNGRNNNNVVDGLGFMSPTSIDTTMNRG from the exons ATGCGGaaatctattatatttattctttgcATTGTCGCTATGTCGTACATAACTGAGGCGAAACCAGCTTG TGGTTATTGGGGCTGCAGTGGTACAATTAATAACATCGGAAATGGCAGAAGGAACAACAACACAATATATATGAGAAGCGGTAGTCGGGGTGGTAATGGCGGCGGTTATGAAGGTGGTAACCGTGGCGGTTACAACGGCTATGGTGCAGGCGGTAACGGTGACGGTTACGGCGGAGGTTACGGCGGAGGATACGGCGGTGGTGGTGGCGGTGGTTACGCCGGTGGTGGTGGCGGTGGTTACGGCGGTGATTACGGCGGTGGTTACGGTGGTGGTTACGGCGGTGGTTACGGCGGTGGTTACGGTGGTGGTTATGGCGATGGTAACGGCGGTGGCAACGGTGGCAGTAACAGCGGTAATAATGGTGGCGATTATGGTGGCGGATTCGGTGGTGATTATGGTGGTAATAACGACGATGAGTACGACGAAGGATGTTCCGGCGGCAACTGCGGGGGAAGTACCATAAATAATGTCGGAAACGGACGGGGAAACATTAACGACGTACATATGAAACCGGGAAGAACAGGTTGTTGGGGCGGAAACTGCGGTGGTCGCAGGGAAAACAACATTGGAAATGGTCGAAACAATAACAACGTAGTTGATGgattag gtTTTATGTCTCCAACATCCATCGATACAACAATGAACCGTGGCtag
- the LOC120623778 gene encoding acanthoscurrin-1-like isoform X3, with amino-acid sequence MRKSIIFILCIVAMSYITEAKPACGYWGCSGTINNIGNGRRNNNTIYMRSGSRGGNGGGYEGGNRGGYNGYGAGGNGDGYGGGYGGGYGGGGGGGYAGGGGGGYGGDYGGGYGGGYGGGYGGGYGGGYGDGNGGGNGGSNSGNNGGDYGGGFGGDYGGNNDDEYDEGCSGGNCGGSTINNVGNGRGNINDVHMKPGRTGCWGGNCGGRRENNIGNGRNNNNVVDGLAGVLVI; translated from the exons ATGCGGaaatctattatatttattctttgcATTGTCGCTATGTCGTACATAACTGAGGCGAAACCAGCTTG TGGTTATTGGGGCTGCAGTGGTACAATTAATAACATCGGAAATGGCAGAAGGAACAACAACACAATATATATGAGAAGCGGTAGTCGGGGTGGTAATGGCGGCGGTTATGAAGGTGGTAACCGTGGCGGTTACAACGGCTATGGTGCAGGCGGTAACGGTGACGGTTACGGCGGAGGTTACGGCGGAGGATACGGCGGTGGTGGTGGCGGTGGTTACGCCGGTGGTGGTGGCGGTGGTTACGGCGGTGATTACGGCGGTGGTTACGGTGGTGGTTACGGCGGTGGTTACGGCGGTGGTTACGGTGGTGGTTATGGCGATGGTAACGGCGGTGGCAACGGTGGCAGTAACAGCGGTAATAATGGTGGCGATTATGGTGGCGGATTCGGTGGTGATTATGGTGGTAATAACGACGATGAGTACGACGAAGGATGTTCCGGCGGCAACTGCGGGGGAAGTACCATAAATAATGTCGGAAACGGACGGGGAAACATTAACGACGTACATATGAAACCGGGAAGAACAGGTTGTTGGGGCGGAAACTGCGGTGGTCGCAGGGAAAACAACATTGGAAATGGTCGAAACAATAACAACGTAGTTGATGgattag CTGGTGTGTTGGTCATTTGA
- the LOC120623778 gene encoding acanthoscurrin-1-like isoform X1 — MRKSIIFILCIVAMSYITEAKPACGYWGCSGTINNIGNGRRNNNTIYMRSGSRGGNGGGYEGGNRGGYNGYGAGGNGDGYGGGYGGGYGGGGGGGYAGGGGGGYGGDYGGGYGGGYGGGYGGGYGGGYGDGNGGGNGGSNSGNNGGDYGGGFGGDYGGNNDDEYDEGCSGGNCGGSTINNVGNGRGNINDVHMKPGRTGCWGGNCGGRRENNIGNGRNNNNVVDGLVSTNTVSSLLRTHSESVIK, encoded by the exons ATGCGGaaatctattatatttattctttgcATTGTCGCTATGTCGTACATAACTGAGGCGAAACCAGCTTG TGGTTATTGGGGCTGCAGTGGTACAATTAATAACATCGGAAATGGCAGAAGGAACAACAACACAATATATATGAGAAGCGGTAGTCGGGGTGGTAATGGCGGCGGTTATGAAGGTGGTAACCGTGGCGGTTACAACGGCTATGGTGCAGGCGGTAACGGTGACGGTTACGGCGGAGGTTACGGCGGAGGATACGGCGGTGGTGGTGGCGGTGGTTACGCCGGTGGTGGTGGCGGTGGTTACGGCGGTGATTACGGCGGTGGTTACGGTGGTGGTTACGGCGGTGGTTACGGCGGTGGTTACGGTGGTGGTTATGGCGATGGTAACGGCGGTGGCAACGGTGGCAGTAACAGCGGTAATAATGGTGGCGATTATGGTGGCGGATTCGGTGGTGATTATGGTGGTAATAACGACGATGAGTACGACGAAGGATGTTCCGGCGGCAACTGCGGGGGAAGTACCATAAATAATGTCGGAAACGGACGGGGAAACATTAACGACGTACATATGAAACCGGGAAGAACAGGTTGTTGGGGCGGAAACTGCGGTGGTCGCAGGGAAAACAACATTGGAAATGGTCGAAACAATAACAACGTAGTTGATGgattag TTTCTACGAATACGGTCTCATCTCTCCTGAGAACACATAGTGAaagtgtaattaaataa